A portion of the Kineococcus endophyticus genome contains these proteins:
- a CDS encoding ABC transporter ATP-binding protein — protein sequence MNALEVQDLVREYVVREPGASRFRRRRKVVRAVDGLSLRVAPGESVGFIGANGAGKSTTVKLLTGILVPSAGTVRTCGLDPVTHRRELARRIGVVFGQRSQLWWDLPLSESFRLLAAIHRLPADVWRPRLADLDERLGLGEFLTTPVRQLSLGQRMRGEVAAALLHSPELLLLDEPTIGLDVLSSERLRQFLRAERAEHGTTLLLTTHDMGDVQRLCDRVLVVDHGRAAYDGDLPGLVRRVGARRVLVVDLRDPVDPGPVTGADLLAVEEGGYRRRYAFSAEVTTAAEVLAQVSRSAEVRDLSVEEPDIADVLRRLYAASNS from the coding sequence GTGAACGCGCTGGAGGTCCAGGACCTGGTCCGCGAGTACGTGGTCCGCGAACCGGGGGCCTCGCGGTTCCGCCGCCGTCGCAAGGTCGTCCGCGCCGTCGACGGGTTGTCCCTGCGCGTGGCGCCCGGGGAGTCCGTGGGGTTCATCGGCGCCAACGGGGCCGGGAAGTCGACGACGGTGAAACTCCTGACGGGCATCCTCGTGCCGTCGGCCGGCACCGTCCGGACCTGCGGCCTGGACCCGGTGACGCACCGGCGGGAGCTCGCCCGGCGCATCGGTGTGGTCTTCGGCCAGCGCAGCCAGTTGTGGTGGGACCTCCCGCTGAGCGAGTCGTTCCGGCTGCTCGCGGCCATCCACCGGTTGCCGGCCGACGTGTGGCGCCCGCGGCTGGCCGACCTCGACGAACGGCTCGGCCTGGGTGAGTTCCTCACCACCCCCGTCCGCCAGTTGTCGCTGGGACAGCGGATGCGGGGCGAGGTCGCGGCCGCGCTCCTGCACTCCCCCGAACTCCTGCTGCTGGACGAACCCACGATCGGCCTCGACGTCCTGTCCAGCGAGCGGTTGCGGCAGTTCCTGCGGGCCGAGCGCGCCGAGCACGGCACGACGCTGCTGCTGACGACGCACGACATGGGCGACGTGCAGCGGTTGTGCGACCGCGTCCTCGTCGTCGACCACGGACGCGCCGCGTACGACGGTGACCTGCCCGGCCTCGTCCGGCGCGTCGGCGCGCGCCGCGTCCTCGTGGTCGACCTGCGAGACCCCGTCGACCCCGGCCCCGTCACCGGGGCCGACCTGCTCGCGGTCGAGGAGGGCGGGTACCGCCGGCGCTACGCGTTCTCGGCCGAGGTGACGACGGCGGCGGAGGTGCTGGCGCAGGTGTCGCGCTCGGCCGAGGTGCGGGACCTGTCGGTGGAGGAACCGGACATCGCCGACGTCCTGCGGCGGCTGTACGCGGCGTCGAACTCCTGA
- a CDS encoding SPFH domain-containing protein — MADITRYPFARHLRSTPTTHVIHHRGGKVAHSGTGQAFWFRPLSATLSELPVDDRELPLLLHARTADFVDVTVQATVTFRIEDPELAATRVDFSLDPATGRWRSAPLQQIAGLLTETAQQHVLDVLAGMPLRDVLVTGVTLTRERITAGLLADSRLAQTGLALVDARVVAVRPDPDVEKALGTPTREQLQTEADRATAERRALAVERERAISENELQNKIALAQREEQLVAQKGANQRRSVEDAAAADAIRTTAEAEREERLAQARAAARRLQGEADAGAEAARMAAIAGTPPEVLLTLALREFAGQLPNVGTLVLTPDVVTGALAKLVQP, encoded by the coding sequence ATGGCCGACATCACCCGCTACCCCTTCGCCCGGCACCTGCGCAGCACCCCCACCACGCACGTCATCCACCACCGCGGCGGCAAGGTCGCCCACTCCGGCACCGGCCAGGCGTTCTGGTTCCGGCCGCTGAGCGCGACGCTGTCCGAGCTGCCCGTCGACGACCGCGAGCTGCCGCTGCTCCTGCACGCCCGCACGGCCGACTTCGTCGACGTCACCGTCCAGGCCACCGTCACCTTCCGCATCGAGGACCCCGAGCTCGCGGCCACCCGCGTCGACTTCTCCCTCGACCCCGCCACCGGCCGTTGGCGCTCGGCCCCGCTGCAGCAGATCGCCGGGCTGCTCACCGAGACCGCCCAGCAACACGTCCTCGACGTCCTCGCCGGCATGCCCCTGCGGGACGTGCTCGTCACCGGCGTGACGCTGACCCGCGAACGCATCACCGCCGGCCTGCTCGCCGACAGCCGCCTCGCCCAGACCGGACTCGCCCTCGTCGACGCCCGCGTCGTGGCCGTCCGGCCCGACCCCGACGTCGAGAAGGCCCTCGGCACCCCCACCCGCGAGCAGCTGCAGACCGAGGCCGACCGGGCCACGGCCGAGCGCCGGGCCCTGGCCGTGGAGCGGGAGCGGGCCATCAGCGAGAACGAACTGCAGAACAAGATCGCGCTGGCCCAGCGCGAGGAGCAGCTCGTCGCGCAGAAGGGCGCCAACCAGCGCCGCAGCGTCGAGGACGCCGCGGCCGCCGACGCCATCCGCACGACCGCCGAGGCCGAGCGCGAGGAGCGGCTCGCCCAGGCCCGCGCCGCCGCGCGCCGTCTCCAGGGCGAGGCGGACGCCGGGGCCGAGGCCGCCCGCATGGCCGCCATCGCCGGCACGCCGCCCGAGGTGCTCCTGACCCTCGCGCTGCGCGAGTTCGCCGGGCAGCTGCCGAACGTCGGGACGCTCGTCCTGACCCCCGACGTCGTCACCGGCGCCCTCGCGAAGCTGGTGCAGCCGTGA
- a CDS encoding ABC transporter permease: MSPYPALVAAGFRRWSTYRAATAAGALTNSVFGAIKAAVLVGTVTSAGASVAGYDPLQAATFAWTTQAFLAPVSVFADDELARRVRTGDIAVDLARPVDPQLAGWATDLGRAAYQLLPRGVPPLVLGALLTGLAVPASPLPYVLGVVSLVVGVSVSFAARWIVNLTAFWLTEVRGVLLLYTVLATTLTGLSIPVAWFPPWMATLAHSTPFPSMLQTPVDVVLGRAAGLGALRLLGVQLVWLAVLLGAGRLLLAVGARRLVVQGG, from the coding sequence GTGTCGCCGTACCCCGCCCTCGTCGCGGCGGGGTTCCGCAGGTGGTCCACCTACCGCGCCGCGACAGCCGCGGGCGCGCTGACGAACTCCGTCTTCGGCGCCATCAAGGCCGCGGTCCTCGTGGGGACGGTGACGTCCGCGGGCGCCTCCGTCGCCGGGTACGACCCCCTCCAGGCCGCGACGTTCGCCTGGACGACGCAGGCCTTCCTCGCGCCCGTCAGCGTCTTCGCCGACGACGAACTCGCCCGCCGCGTGCGCACGGGAGACATCGCCGTCGACCTCGCCCGCCCCGTCGACCCGCAGCTCGCGGGCTGGGCCACCGACCTCGGCCGGGCGGCGTACCAGCTGCTGCCCCGCGGGGTCCCACCCCTCGTCCTCGGCGCCCTGCTGACCGGGCTGGCCGTGCCGGCCTCGCCGCTGCCGTACGTCCTCGGCGTCGTGAGCCTGGTCGTCGGGGTCTCGGTGAGCTTCGCGGCGCGCTGGATCGTCAACCTCACCGCGTTCTGGCTCACCGAGGTGCGAGGAGTCCTCCTGCTCTACACCGTCCTCGCCACCACCCTCACCGGGTTGTCGATCCCCGTCGCCTGGTTCCCGCCGTGGATGGCCACGCTCGCCCACTCCACCCCGTTCCCGTCGATGCTGCAGACGCCCGTCGACGTCGTCCTCGGCCGCGCCGCCGGCCTCGGGGCGCTGCGGTTGCTGGGGGTGCAGCTCGTCTGGCTCGCCGTCCTGCTGGGGGCGGGTCGCCTCCTCCTGGCCGTCGGCGCCCGACGCCTGGTGGTGCAGGGTGGCTGA
- a CDS encoding ABC transporter permease: MRAQLSYRTSFAADVLANVGIGLGEFATIYVVFSRTSELGGLTVWQAALVFALANVAFSLADLVVGHVDTLPTLVRTGTLDAFLLRPLPVLAQLATSDVALRRVGRVLVAALVFAVAWPRADVPFDGRAVALLAVAVAGGAAIFSAVFVVAGSLQFWLLDGREAVNSITYGGSNAAQYPASLYSGPLRWLFCYVVPAAFVAYLPVLALLGEPGPAGLPAWLGWCSPLAAAVLWAVALLLWRGGVRHYTGSGS, encoded by the coding sequence GTGCGGGCGCAGCTCTCGTACCGCACGTCGTTCGCCGCGGACGTCCTGGCGAACGTCGGCATCGGGCTCGGCGAGTTCGCGACGATCTACGTCGTGTTCTCGCGGACGTCCGAACTCGGCGGGCTCACCGTCTGGCAGGCCGCCCTCGTCTTCGCCCTGGCCAACGTCGCCTTCTCCCTGGCCGACCTCGTCGTCGGGCACGTCGACACCCTGCCCACCCTGGTGCGCACCGGAACCCTCGACGCGTTCCTGCTGCGGCCGCTGCCCGTGCTGGCGCAGCTCGCGACGTCCGACGTCGCGTTGCGCCGGGTCGGGCGCGTCCTCGTCGCCGCCCTCGTGTTCGCCGTGGCCTGGCCCCGCGCGGACGTCCCGTTCGACGGTCGCGCCGTGGCGCTGCTGGCGGTGGCCGTGGCGGGCGGGGCGGCGATCTTCAGCGCGGTGTTCGTGGTCGCTGGCTCGTTGCAGTTCTGGTTGCTGGACGGCCGCGAGGCGGTGAACTCCATCACCTACGGCGGGTCGAACGCGGCCCAGTACCCGGCGTCGCTGTACTCCGGGCCACTGCGCTGGCTGTTCTGCTACGTCGTCCCGGCCGCCTTCGTGGCCTACCTGCCCGTGCTGGCGCTGCTCGGCGAACCCGGGCCGGCCGGGTTGCCCGCCTGGCTGGGCTGGTGCTCACCGCTGGCGGCAGCCGTCCTCTGGGCGGTCGCGTTGCTGCTGTGGCGGGGCGGGGTCCGTCACTACACGGGGAGCGGGTCGTGA
- a CDS encoding FAD-binding and (Fe-S)-binding domain-containing protein produces the protein MTLIDDARAQATPEATTTTTAELVAALDAALGTTPGSGTVDASSRRRAEYTTDASNYRVVPLVVVFPRTVEDVVAAWGVCRELGVPFTSRGAGTSVAGNAIGPGVVLDFSRHLHRVLEIDAEGMTALIEPGVILDDLQREAAPHGLRFGPDPSTHARCTVGGMIGNDACGSHALAYGRTSHNVVALEVLDGHGRRYWTDAPPAELLEELRSVASAHLGLIRTTFGTFGRQVSGYALEHLLPETGGPTGTALARLLTGSEGTLATILRARVRLVRQSPSTTFVVLGYDSMHEAADATPFLLEHSPLAVEGIDRRLADVVVRRGGSVDGLPSGNGWLFVEMGGETPQESLAAARAMVADSRALDSVVIPTAAEAKKLWRIREDGAGLAGRSPEGQPAWPGWEDAAVPPAKLGDYLREFDALMASHGVDGLAYGHFGDGCIHVRIDFPLYEDGGGAAAKAFLEDAARLVARHGGSLSGEHGDGRARGGLLPLMYDAEAITAFEQVKRAFDPADLLNPGVIVRPADVAADLRVPTARPAHALGMPLKFAYSRDEGDLTRAVHRCVGVGKCRADSGGVMCPSYLATGDEKDSTRGRARLLQEMANGTLVTDGWRSQEVKDVLDLCLSCKGCSADCPAGVDMPTYKAEFLDKFYAGRLRPMNHYLLGWLPRWSKLASIAPKVVNRLTSVPALAWTARALGGVDQNRPLPAFAEETFRAWFARRPEVPGQPVLLWVDSFTEHFSPEVGKAAVKLLEHLGFSVRLTEKQVCCGLTWVSTGQLDGAKRQLRSSLDALGNSAVPVVGLEPSCTSLLREDAAELLPDDPRAQALEKRVKTLAELIAEQRPDWIPPRVDQKAVVQPHCHQHATMGFGPDERLLAKAGVDAQVLSGCCGLAGNFGAEKGHHEVSVKVAEHKLLPALRERGDALVVADGYSCRTQADNLAGVRPKHLAEILADALPD, from the coding sequence GTGACCCTCATCGACGACGCGCGCGCCCAGGCCACGCCGGAGGCGACGACCACCACGACCGCGGAGCTGGTCGCCGCGCTCGACGCCGCCCTGGGGACGACCCCGGGGTCGGGGACCGTCGACGCGTCCAGCCGCCGCCGCGCCGAGTACACGACCGACGCGTCGAACTACCGCGTCGTCCCGCTCGTCGTCGTCTTCCCCCGCACGGTCGAGGACGTCGTCGCCGCCTGGGGCGTCTGCCGCGAGCTCGGCGTCCCCTTCACCTCCCGCGGCGCCGGCACGTCCGTGGCCGGGAACGCCATCGGACCCGGCGTCGTCCTCGACTTCTCCCGGCACCTGCACCGCGTCCTGGAGATCGACGCCGAGGGCATGACGGCGCTGATCGAGCCGGGCGTCATCCTCGACGACCTGCAGCGCGAGGCGGCCCCGCACGGGCTCCGCTTCGGGCCGGACCCCTCCACCCACGCCCGCTGCACCGTCGGCGGGATGATCGGCAACGACGCCTGCGGCTCGCACGCGCTGGCCTACGGGCGCACGTCGCACAACGTCGTCGCGCTCGAGGTCCTCGACGGGCACGGCCGCCGGTACTGGACCGACGCCCCGCCCGCCGAGCTGCTCGAGGAGCTGCGCTCCGTCGCCTCGGCGCACCTGGGGCTGATCCGCACGACGTTCGGGACGTTCGGCCGCCAGGTCTCCGGGTACGCCCTCGAACACCTGCTGCCCGAGACCGGCGGACCCACCGGGACGGCGCTCGCGCGCCTGCTCACGGGGTCCGAGGGGACCCTGGCCACGATCCTGCGGGCCCGGGTCCGCCTCGTCCGGCAGTCGCCGTCGACGACGTTCGTCGTGCTCGGGTACGACTCGATGCACGAGGCCGCCGACGCGACGCCCTTCCTGCTGGAGCACTCCCCGCTCGCCGTCGAGGGCATCGACCGCCGCCTCGCCGACGTCGTCGTGCGGCGCGGCGGTTCCGTCGACGGCCTGCCGAGCGGCAACGGCTGGCTGTTCGTCGAGATGGGGGGCGAAACCCCGCAGGAGTCCCTCGCGGCGGCCCGCGCGATGGTCGCCGACTCCCGCGCGCTGGACTCCGTCGTCATCCCGACCGCGGCCGAGGCGAAGAAGCTGTGGCGCATCCGCGAGGACGGCGCCGGCCTCGCCGGGCGTTCCCCCGAGGGGCAGCCCGCGTGGCCGGGGTGGGAGGACGCGGCCGTCCCCCCGGCGAAGCTGGGGGACTACCTGCGCGAGTTCGACGCCCTCATGGCCTCCCACGGTGTGGACGGGCTGGCGTACGGGCACTTCGGCGACGGCTGCATCCACGTCCGCATCGACTTCCCCCTGTACGAGGACGGCGGCGGCGCGGCCGCCAAGGCGTTCCTGGAGGACGCTGCCCGCCTCGTCGCCCGCCACGGCGGGTCGCTGTCCGGGGAGCACGGCGACGGCCGCGCCCGCGGCGGGTTGCTGCCGCTCATGTACGACGCCGAGGCGATCACCGCCTTCGAGCAGGTCAAGCGCGCCTTCGACCCGGCCGACCTGCTGAACCCCGGCGTCATCGTCCGCCCGGCCGACGTCGCCGCCGACCTGCGGGTCCCCACGGCGCGCCCGGCGCACGCGCTCGGAATGCCGCTCAAGTTCGCGTACTCGCGCGACGAGGGCGACCTGACCCGCGCCGTCCACCGGTGCGTCGGCGTCGGGAAGTGCCGCGCCGACTCCGGCGGCGTCATGTGCCCCTCCTACCTGGCGACGGGCGACGAGAAGGACTCCACCCGCGGCCGGGCGCGGCTGTTGCAGGAGATGGCCAACGGCACCCTCGTCACCGACGGCTGGCGCTCGCAGGAGGTCAAGGACGTCCTGGACCTCTGCCTGTCCTGCAAGGGGTGCAGCGCCGACTGCCCCGCCGGCGTGGACATGCCGACCTACAAGGCCGAGTTCCTCGACAAGTTCTACGCCGGCCGGTTGCGGCCGATGAACCACTACCTGCTGGGCTGGTTGCCGCGCTGGTCGAAGCTGGCGTCCATCGCGCCGAAGGTCGTGAACCGGCTGACGTCGGTGCCGGCGCTGGCGTGGACGGCGCGGGCCCTCGGCGGGGTGGACCAGAACCGGCCGCTGCCGGCGTTCGCGGAGGAGACGTTCCGCGCCTGGTTCGCCCGGCGGCCCGAGGTTCCGGGTCAGCCGGTGCTGCTGTGGGTCGACTCCTTCACCGAGCACTTCTCTCCCGAGGTGGGCAAGGCGGCGGTGAAGCTGCTGGAGCACCTGGGGTTCTCGGTGCGGCTGACGGAGAAGCAGGTCTGCTGCGGGCTCACGTGGGTCTCGACCGGTCAGCTCGACGGTGCCAAGCGGCAGTTGCGGTCATCCCTCGACGCGCTGGGGAACTCCGCCGTCCCCGTCGTGGGTCTGGAACCGTCGTGCACGTCGCTGCTGCGCGAGGACGCCGCGGAACTCCTGCCCGACGACCCCCGCGCCCAAGCGCTGGAGAAGAGGGTCAAGACGCTCGCCGAACTCATCGCCGAGCAGCGCCCGGACTGGATCCCGCCGCGTGTGGACCAGAAGGCCGTCGTGCAGCCGCACTGCCACCAGCACGCGACGATGGGTTTCGGCCCCGACGAGCGGTTGCTGGCCAAGGCGGGCGTGGACGCGCAGGTCCTGTCCGGCTGCTGCGGTCTCGCGGGGAACTTCGGGGCCGAGAAGGGGCACCACGAGGTGTCGGTGAAGGTCGCCGAGCACAAGCTGCTGCCCGCCCTGCGCGAGCGCGGTGACGCGCTCGTCGTGGCCGACGGGTACTCGTGCCGCACGCAGGCGGACAACTTGGCCGGGGTGCGGCCGAAGCACCTCGCCGAGATCCTCGCCGACGCCCTCCCGGACTGA
- a CDS encoding NUDIX hydrolase produces MSHPALAVTVDLVVLTVRAGALHVLLVERGEEPFLGRWALPGGFVRPDEDLPGAASRELQEETGLPRGLVHLEQVATYGAPDRDPRQRVVTVCYLALAPDLPVPRAGTDAADARWAPVADLPDLAFDHDVLLADAVERARAKLEYTPLATAFCPPEFTVAELRRVYEAVWGTTLDARNFHRKVTGAAGFLEPTGGTTTRDGGRPATLFRRGPATTLHPPLLR; encoded by the coding sequence GTGAGCCACCCCGCCCTCGCCGTGACCGTCGACCTCGTCGTCCTCACCGTGCGCGCCGGCGCCCTCCACGTCCTGCTCGTCGAGCGGGGCGAGGAACCGTTCCTGGGCCGCTGGGCCCTGCCGGGAGGGTTCGTCCGGCCGGACGAGGACCTGCCCGGCGCCGCCTCCCGGGAACTGCAGGAGGAGACGGGCCTGCCCCGCGGCCTCGTCCACCTGGAGCAGGTCGCCACCTACGGGGCACCCGACCGCGACCCCCGCCAGCGCGTCGTGACGGTCTGCTACCTGGCCCTGGCCCCCGACCTGCCCGTCCCCCGGGCTGGGACGGACGCCGCGGACGCGCGGTGGGCCCCCGTCGCCGACCTGCCCGACCTCGCCTTCGACCACGACGTCCTGCTCGCCGACGCGGTCGAACGGGCCCGGGCCAAGCTCGAGTACACGCCGCTGGCCACCGCGTTCTGCCCCCCCGAGTTCACCGTCGCCGAACTCCGGCGCGTCTACGAAGCCGTGTGGGGCACGACGCTGGACGCCCGCAACTTCCACCGGAAGGTCACCGGCGCAGCGGGTTTCCTCGAACCCACCGGCGGGACGACGACGCGCGACGGCGGCCGGCCGGCGACGCTGTTCCGGCGCGGGCCGGCCACCACCCTGCACCCGCCGCTGCTGCGCTGA